From Podospora bellae-mahoneyi strain CBS 112042 chromosome 5, whole genome shotgun sequence:
CAGCCCAGCGGCTGGGTCCCGCCTGAAAATTCGCGGTGGTCCCAGCGTtgcgcccccctcccctgctCGCTCAGCTTTTGGCGTGGGCGTCCTCGGCACCTATCGAATCGAAATCCGCCTTTGTCGACCCGCCCActttcccccctctttcCTCTTGCAACCTAACTTGACCAACTTCGCATCCCTCTGTTTTGACATCTCTAAACCGCAACCCCCTCTTTTTACAAAGTAAGCTCTTCGCGTGCCTCCAAAAAAAACTCTTCCTCTTTACCTCTGCTGCAATCTCTGctctctctgctctctgCTCTCGTGTCTTTGTACCTGTCGCCACGGTGCGCCGTCAGAACCGACGATTCATTCGGCTTCCGTTTTCTTCCACAGCCAAAGCTGACACAGCCTTAAATTCAACAGCGCCCCGGCCTTCGACGTAGCATCTCGTCGTCGAGACACACATCACACAAACCTCAGAAATGGCTCTTAAGCGCATCAACAAGGAACTCGCTGACCTCGGCCGGTATGTTCAAAAATTCCCGATTCTCTCCGTTTGCTCATTTCCTGGACGCCGGGAGCCTTTGGCCGCTCCGTCATTCGATGGTGGGGCCGGGCTTTGAGCGGGGTTCAAGAACCACGCCCAAATCCCCAGGAGACTGCTCCAACTGCGTCTAGGATATGGGCGATGCACGACGACACGCGATAGTTTTGGCAGAGATGCTGATGTCTTGATTTTACAGCGACCCGCCCTCTTCCTGCTCTGCTGGCCCAGCTGGCGACGATCTTGTAGGCATACCCCGCTATCTCCTGTTTGCACGCCATGTTCGATGACGCGAAGAGCGCGTGaccgccatcaccacgtTCGGAATCATCTGTGAGCCAACTGCTAACATGCCAAATCAACAGTTCCAATGGCAAGCCACCATCATGGGTCCTGTAAGTTACTTCCCCTTTCCTGTTCAAGCGCTGGAGACAAGAACACGAggcttggccttggcgcTGTGAACAGCTGCGATAGGACGCAATGTGCTAACCAGAGACAACAGAGCGACTCGCCATACACCGGGGGTGTTTTCTTCCTTCAGATTCAGTTCCCTACAGACTACCCTTTCAAGCCTCCCAAGGTTCAGTTCACAACCAGAATCTaccaccccaacatcaaTGCGAACGGCAGCATCTGTTTAGACATTCTCCGTGACCAGTGGAGCCCGGCCTTGACGATCTCGAAGGGTATGTGTTGACGCACTTGACAGACAAACTTAGACCTGTATACTGACTCTATCACAGTGTTGCTTTCAATCTGCTCCATGCTGACGGATCCCAACCCCGACGACCCGCTTGTGCCCGAGATCGCCCACGTCTACAAGACGGACCGTGCGAAATACGAACAGACAGCTCGGGAGTGGACCAGGAAGTATGCCGTTTAAGGGGTAGTTGAAGTTGTTAATGCGGGCGAGGTGGATGGTTGACTCGGTTAGCCCCGGGAAATCTTGGTCGGCAGCCTCAACATTTCTACCCTGGCTGTATAGCGCGAGCAAACGACGAATACTCTCTGGTGTTTGGTGAGCGTGCGAGCTGGCGATGGATGCTGGAAGAGTCATCTAAACTGGACGGTCGGCTGGGGATGGAGCGGGAGAGGTAGATGCGCAAGAATCAACAACTATTTCACTGCATCATCAGTTATTACTACACTCTGGGGAGCGGTTCTTGGGATTTTTTCGGGATGCATTTGTCTTTGACTACCCCTCGCAtgttctctttttctttctttcttagGAACACAGTTGTGTCACGTATTTCTCCAAATTGCTATTAGACACGGGACGCGGCAAGCGAATTTGATCAGTGCTGTTTTTTTCAAGGTGATTGTGAGGTTGATTCCATGACCACTGTGACATGTCCGAGTTTGGGAGGCAAACCGCTGTCAGGGAAATAGCCGAATGCATGCCTCCGGGCCAAGCCGGGACTTGCTCCGAGGGAGCGGTTCCGGCTTTGTCTTGTGATAACATGATTTGTGACATGATTTGATAGGGAATATTTATGATGGAACATTTACGATCTGAATTTACCAAGGATCAAAACTCGGGTTACGGGTTTTGTGAGTAGGCCGGTGAGGGGCACTCTCCATCCTATTTCTAGAGGGAGAACGCATGAAGGAAGAGTAAGCTGCTTATGAGGGGAGGCGAAGATGGGAcaagaaggggtggaggagcatTTGGGTATGTTCAGAGGTGGGAAGAtcttgggttgggtgggttgatTTGGGTGGGTGGCTCGGGGAGACAcgtgttgttggtggcttcTGGCTTCCAGCTTCCGGGGAAGGGCGGAGGCACGGAAGGGGGGCtgagttgagggtggtggtggcctgTATGATGGGCTCTTTTgtgtgatgggaggggatCTTTTcctctggtggtggtgggcttgtGTAGATGGCCGGTTGATGGTCATACTGTAGATCCGAGGggatgggagtggtgggtggcGGGTGGTTAGAGGTCTGGTCTGGTCTGGTTTGATGGAATGGGTCGGAAGTCGGTGTTCAAAGGGTTGGTTTGCCCGATGGTTGATTACGAAATATCGTCAGCTGGTAAAAcaggaaagggggaggggggggggggagagggaggttatGTTTTCTTGTTGTGTTTGTATGTAAGCCAAGGTCTAGATGCAAGTTTGGGATTTACCTCAGGGATGGTGCAGTTCAGGTAGTGGTGCAGGGCGAGAGATAAAGATAGGTAGCAAGTAGATGAGATATAGGAAGACGACGTGGGTATGAAACTTTGAGATGAACGGGAGAGGTGCATGCGTTTTGATGCGTGATGTGCGTCAGGGTTTGGGTGGTAGGTAGGGCGGTTATGTATGTATGTTCGGCAGATCGAGACGGGAGTTT
This genomic window contains:
- the UBC4 gene encoding Ubiquitin-conjugating enzyme E2 4 (COG:O; EggNog:ENOG503NWPW), translated to MALKRINKELADLGRDPPSSCSAGPAGDDLFQWQATIMGPSDSPYTGGVFFLQIQFPTDYPFKPPKVQFTTRIYHPNINANGSICLDILRDQWSPALTISKVLLSICSMLTDPNPDDPLVPEIAHVYKTDRAKYEQTAREWTRKYAV